A genomic window from Acidobacteriota bacterium includes:
- a CDS encoding FAD-dependent oxidoreductase: protein MPEIAIIGSGLTGLSAGYHLKGFDYKIYEKDERVGGLLKSFNLNGFTFDHGGHLLHGNNSYFNQKIKEFLGENIISHKRKSFIHMMDTLIPFPFQVNLYGLPKEVIYKCVLGFIKKEERKLSPKNFKEWILKNFGREIAEHFLFPYNKKFWRRNLEKLTYEWCSWAIPIPDLEQIIKGSLGIKIENLGYNPEFHYPEKGGIESLIKGILKSIKNIKTNTEIVKVDPLEKEIFFKNGQKEKYKFLINTIPVKLFLNMLEKIPEKIRKLGESLDYISIYVLNLGIKGNYSDKIHWIYFPEEKYPFFRIGFYSNFSPCMAPEGNFSIFVEISLNHKDKFDEKTFINSIAKSLIDLKIIQTEKDILEKMILKIPVAYVIYNKPRQKNIPQIINYLESIGIYSTGRFGSWEYLNMEGSFLKGKETAERISGLYHSER from the coding sequence ATGCCTGAAATTGCAATAATTGGTTCAGGTCTTACAGGATTATCAGCTGGCTATCATCTCAAAGGCTTTGATTATAAAATATATGAAAAGGATGAAAGAGTTGGGGGGCTTTTAAAATCATTTAATCTGAATGGATTTACATTCGATCATGGAGGCCATCTTCTCCATGGAAATAATTCCTATTTTAATCAGAAAATTAAAGAATTTTTAGGAGAAAACATCATCTCCCATAAAAGAAAATCCTTTATACACATGATGGATACATTAATCCCATTTCCTTTTCAGGTGAACCTTTATGGACTTCCTAAGGAAGTGATTTATAAATGTGTTTTGGGGTTTATTAAAAAAGAAGAAAGAAAACTGTCACCAAAAAATTTCAAAGAATGGATTTTGAAAAATTTCGGAAGAGAGATAGCTGAGCATTTTCTTTTTCCATACAATAAGAAATTCTGGAGAAGAAACTTGGAAAAATTGACCTATGAGTGGTGTTCATGGGCTATTCCTATACCAGACCTCGAGCAGATAATAAAAGGTTCTCTTGGAATTAAAATTGAAAATCTGGGTTATAACCCTGAATTTCACTATCCGGAAAAGGGCGGAATTGAAAGCCTTATCAAAGGAATTTTAAAAAGTATAAAAAATATTAAAACAAACACAGAAATTGTAAAAGTTGACCCTTTAGAAAAAGAAATATTTTTTAAAAATGGTCAAAAAGAAAAATACAAGTTCCTTATAAACACAATTCCAGTCAAACTATTTCTAAACATGCTGGAGAAAATCCCAGAAAAAATAAGAAAGCTTGGAGAAAGCCTTGATTATATATCAATTTATGTATTAAATCTCGGAATTAAAGGAAATTATTCTGATAAAATTCACTGGATATATTTTCCAGAAGAAAAATATCCATTTTTCAGAATTGGTTTTTACTCAAATTTCTCTCCCTGTATGGCACCCGAAGGAAATTTTTCAATTTTTGTTGAGATTTCCCTAAATCATAAAGATAAATTTGATGAAAAAACTTTTATAAATTCAATCGCAAAATCATTGATAGACCTTAAAATAATTCAAACGGAGAAAGATATTTTGGAAAAAATGATTCTAAAAATTCCTGTTGCTTATGTTATTTATAATAAGCCAAGGCAAAAAAACATACCTCAAATAATAAATTATTTAGAAAGTATTGGAATCTATTCAACAGGAAGGTTTGGAAGCTGGGAATACCTAAACATGGAAGGAAGTTTTTTGAAGGGAAAAGAAACTGCAGAAAGAATTTCGGGTTTATACCATAGTGAACGTTAA
- a CDS encoding MraY family glycosyltransferase, with amino-acid sequence MILGTLVFFLSLLISIYGTPIIRNISIRYGILDKPNGILKIHPEPIPYLGGISVFVSFLIPLLLIYDFNKKELGMLLGGSIIIILGLIDDIGGLTPYIKFFGQILAGYILIKSGVFINIIFIPAPFDYIITFLWIIGTINAFNFIDIIDGFASGIAIIAAFFLLFFSIIDGKTEIAIFCTALIGSILGFLKYNYPPANIYLGDTGSMFIGFILGSLMIPISYTKYNFLGFINPLLILGVPLFEIIFVSLIRTSKGKSPLIGSKDHFPLRLKKKFNLSTKQLINILFIIAFFLGLASIFNYYLSLNSSVILLSIILIIFILSGIMLSKIKME; translated from the coding sequence ATGATTCTTGGCACATTAGTATTTTTTCTATCACTTTTAATTTCAATCTATGGAACACCTATAATCAGAAATATCTCGATAAGATATGGAATCCTTGATAAGCCAAATGGTATTCTAAAAATTCATCCTGAGCCAATTCCCTACCTTGGCGGAATCTCGGTTTTTGTTTCCTTTTTGATTCCATTACTGTTGATTTACGATTTCAATAAAAAAGAACTCGGAATGCTTCTGGGAGGAAGTATAATCATTATTCTCGGACTTATCGATGATATAGGCGGGCTTACTCCTTACATCAAATTTTTTGGCCAGATTCTTGCAGGCTATATTCTGATAAAAAGTGGGGTTTTCATAAACATCATCTTTATACCAGCCCCATTTGATTACATAATAACTTTTCTATGGATAATCGGCACAATAAATGCTTTTAATTTCATCGATATAATCGATGGTTTTGCCTCAGGAATAGCTATTATTGCTGCCTTTTTCCTTTTATTCTTTTCAATTATCGATGGGAAAACTGAAATAGCGATTTTCTGTACAGCTCTTATAGGAAGTATCTTAGGATTTCTAAAATATAACTATCCTCCTGCAAACATTTACCTCGGAGACACAGGATCAATGTTTATCGGGTTTATCCTGGGGTCATTGATGATTCCCATAAGTTATACAAAATATAACTTCCTTGGTTTTATTAACCCGTTGCTTATTCTTGGAGTTCCGCTTTTCGAAATAATCTTTGTGAGTCTTATCAGGACTTCAAAAGGAAAATCCCCTCTGATTGGGAGTAAAGACCATTTTCCGCTGAGACTTAAGAAAAAATTTAATCTTTCCACAAAGCAGCTAATAAATATCCTCTTCATTATCGCATTTTTTCTTGGCTTAGCCTCAATTTTTAATTACTATCTAAGTCTAAATTCCTCAGTTATTCTTCTTTCGATAATTCTAATTATTTTTATACTTTCTGGCATTATGCTTTCAAAAATTAAAATGGAGTGA
- a CDS encoding glycosyltransferase family 2 protein: MVSIIIVNYNGVSFLEKLLNSIKKQTYKDFEIIFIDNNSSDHSLRIVENLKNSFSIKIIKNKQNLGFAKACNQGIKESKGEYILILNFDVYLESNFLEMALNGFRKDKKIGMVSGKILRFDKATIDSTGQFLSITRKVIERGYGKKDIGKFEKEGFVFSSCGACAFYKKEMLDQIKIDEEYFDEDFFSFWEDIDLGWRANLFGWKGYYVPEAVAYHFRGGTQKRKTILGNFFRIASREKPIIFHVVKNHYLTLIKNEKLKDFVLYLPFIMGFDILLFLYLLFFSPSIFAMIYKNRKIFKRAIEKRKKIKNKLKEIQ, encoded by the coding sequence ATGGTTTCAATAATAATTGTAAATTATAACGGCGTATCTTTTTTAGAAAAGCTTTTAAATTCTATAAAAAAACAAACTTATAAAGATTTTGAAATAATTTTTATCGACAACAATTCCTCAGATCATTCATTAAGAATTGTTGAAAATTTAAAAAATAGTTTTTCAATAAAAATCATAAAAAACAAACAAAATTTAGGATTTGCAAAAGCATGCAATCAGGGAATTAAAGAATCAAAAGGAGAATACATCCTGATTCTTAATTTTGATGTTTATTTAGAATCTAATTTTCTCGAAATGGCTTTGAACGGGTTTAGGAAAGACAAAAAAATAGGCATGGTTTCAGGCAAAATATTAAGGTTTGATAAAGCAACCATTGATTCAACAGGACAATTCCTTTCGATAACAAGAAAGGTGATAGAAAGGGGATATGGTAAAAAAGATATTGGAAAATTTGAAAAAGAAGGATTTGTATTTTCATCCTGTGGAGCCTGTGCCTTCTATAAAAAAGAAATGCTCGATCAAATAAAAATCGATGAAGAATATTTTGATGAAGACTTTTTCTCTTTCTGGGAGGATATAGATTTAGGATGGAGAGCAAATCTATTCGGATGGAAAGGTTACTATGTACCTGAAGCAGTAGCATACCATTTCCGAGGAGGAACCCAGAAAAGAAAAACTATTCTGGGAAATTTCTTTCGAATAGCCTCAAGAGAGAAACCCATAATCTTTCATGTGGTAAAAAATCACTATCTTACTCTGATAAAAAATGAAAAACTTAAAGATTTTGTCTTGTATTTGCCTTTTATCATGGGCTTTGATATTTTACTCTTCTTATACTTACTATTTTTTTCGCCCTCAATTTTTGCAATGATTTATAAAAATAGGAAAATATTCAAAAGGGCAATCGAAAAGAGAAAGAAAATAAAAAATAAGCTAAAAGAGATTCAATGA
- a CDS encoding O-antigen ligase family protein, with the protein MSYFFIILFCLAVFFFPDRKYDYVTFIIYSILILFFISKKIKSKNFLLRLNVIHILFLSLLVFSILSSFFTFYKYPSIIRILDLTFIIIAYLSFSYLNKREEKFFVDFSYFGIFVLSVYSTLKYFIKDELRASANFLNPNHFAIIVLFGIIIGIIKIFYEKKNLLLHSLLTLFMTVSLLFVKSRSAFLSFFVLLFLFIYIKNKKYLVLVPVLIALLLLIPNPFSKFFFELTKSDPFAFARIKIWLMDLEMFKDHLLVGVGANNFPHAMPPYIFPNKNLIAHYGIAARQAHNNYLEILAELGIGGFVFLFGIVYFILKTFPSIKKDQNGYILMSYLALLSIFINAFFQNCFFHPSIPLYSMIFLSLILKNTRNLLPELIRKEFRMKKLPLVFSLIFLWLITAAFPASTYYYFYEKTGKALAEKDIVNATKYIKRSIFLTPLNARFHYDLGKIYSSFFIQTKNLEILAYADEKFKHALRLNPKYNEAAGELGFLYFSLFKMFPTEENYQKTILWYTKAMELNPKYPFYPFALGNFFLDVTGEDKKAENFFRKAIEIEPNFVGAHLRLIEIHKFRKDKHGEEKEKRIVKSILERIKGQEFEIDYFQKILNFPEKYKEILD; encoded by the coding sequence ATGAGTTATTTTTTTATTATTTTATTTTGCCTTGCCGTATTTTTCTTCCCCGATAGAAAATATGACTATGTAACTTTCATTATATATTCAATACTTATTCTATTTTTCATTTCAAAAAAAATTAAATCGAAAAACTTTTTACTTAGGTTAAATGTAATTCATATACTTTTTTTAAGTTTATTAGTTTTCTCTATTCTATCTTCATTTTTTACTTTCTATAAGTACCCATCGATAATCAGAATCCTTGATTTAACATTCATAATTATTGCTTATCTGAGTTTTTCTTATTTAAATAAAAGAGAGGAAAAATTTTTTGTAGATTTCTCTTACTTCGGAATATTCGTATTATCAGTTTATAGCACGTTAAAATATTTTATTAAGGATGAATTAAGAGCCAGTGCAAATTTTCTAAATCCCAATCATTTTGCAATTATTGTGCTATTCGGAATTATCATAGGAATTATAAAAATATTTTATGAGAAGAAAAATTTACTACTCCATTCTCTGCTCACCCTCTTTATGACAGTATCCCTTTTATTTGTAAAATCCAGATCTGCCTTCCTGAGTTTCTTTGTGCTTCTTTTCCTCTTTATTTACATAAAAAATAAAAAATATTTAGTTCTCGTCCCTGTTTTAATCGCCCTTCTTCTCTTGATTCCAAACCCATTCTCAAAATTTTTCTTTGAGCTTACAAAATCCGACCCATTTGCTTTTGCGAGGATTAAAATTTGGCTTATGGATCTTGAAATGTTCAAAGATCACCTATTAGTTGGGGTTGGAGCAAACAATTTCCCCCATGCAATGCCTCCTTATATATTCCCGAACAAAAACTTAATCGCCCATTATGGAATCGCTGCAAGACAGGCCCATAATAATTATTTAGAAATCCTTGCAGAATTGGGAATTGGAGGGTTTGTTTTTCTTTTCGGAATAGTCTACTTTATTCTAAAAACTTTTCCCTCGATAAAGAAAGACCAAAATGGATATATACTTATGTCATATCTGGCTCTTCTTTCAATTTTTATAAATGCTTTCTTTCAAAATTGCTTTTTCCATCCGTCAATTCCACTGTATTCAATGATTTTCCTTTCTTTAATACTTAAAAATACAAGAAATTTATTACCCGAGTTGATAAGAAAAGAATTTAGAATGAAAAAATTACCACTCGTGTTTTCGTTAATATTTCTCTGGCTTATAACTGCTGCCTTTCCTGCTTCCACATATTATTATTTCTATGAAAAAACGGGCAAAGCCCTTGCAGAGAAAGATATAGTAAATGCAACAAAATACATCAAGAGGTCAATATTTTTGACTCCTTTAAATGCTCGATTTCATTATGATTTAGGTAAAATCTACAGCTCATTTTTTATCCAGACAAAAAACCTTGAAATTTTAGCGTATGCAGATGAGAAATTTAAGCATGCTCTAAGGTTAAATCCTAAATATAATGAGGCAGCTGGTGAACTGGGTTTTCTTTACTTTTCATTGTTTAAAATGTTTCCAACAGAAGAAAATTATCAAAAAACTATTCTATGGTACACAAAAGCGATGGAACTCAACCCAAAATACCCTTTTTATCCCTTTGCCCTCGGGAATTTCTTTTTAGATGTCACAGGAGAGGATAAAAAAGCTGAAAATTTCTTCAGGAAAGCAATAGAAATAGAGCCAAACTTTGTTGGGGCCCATTTAAGGTTAATCGAAATACACAAGTTCAGAAAAGATAAACATGGTGAAGAGAAAGAAAAGAGAATAGTAAAATCAATCCTTGAAAGAATAAAAGGTCAGGAGTTTGAAATTGATTATTTCCAGAAAATATTGAATTTTCCAGAAAAATACAAAGAAATTCTCGATTGA
- a CDS encoding O-antigen ligase family protein: protein MIIFKNALNILSISLIFAFFLLFPPENKPFSLILIPLLLIFFFILKKEILIPKFSEAFLFFSLIIFSFFFNNKTFFSLEFFSYFLIIISTYILLINSEKKTLLIVFEFTAISIIIYGFLQKFFLFDIAIKEIISNQNLNEFFKNAALIRLQSGRVFSTFSLPTALAAFLTVTILISLGRLFSQSTRKLSKFFPIIIILLSFPLIMFTQSFGAAFELGTGLFAFYILSEKRKNKNLILFLFIVIVISFIILIERFSSFHEESPLFLRLSNWRVAAQIFLSSPFFGIGLGNYGIGSSLFTLGGESFSKYAHNVFLHIFAETGALGGILFIGIIFSWLFSKIKNSNNSSKDELFYLSTFFAFLAYNLIDIGIFFPGMGFLGAFLLSILNKNQNYVQLNKLSRKIFILLVILISVFSIWINVSNYLNSLAEERLMNRNNDSALSILNASNSINPYNPKTFNKIAEIMFQKGDLENSYKYLKRAIDLDPNSFSLYRNFFNLSLQRKELIEAYLYIYKAERLFPSREEFKKERLNLQKFLIEEIKKK, encoded by the coding sequence GTGATAATTTTTAAAAATGCGTTAAACATATTAAGTATTTCATTAATTTTTGCTTTTTTTCTTCTTTTTCCTCCTGAAAATAAACCATTTTCATTAATTCTGATACCTCTTCTTCTCATCTTTTTCTTTATTTTAAAGAAAGAGATATTAATCCCAAAATTTTCAGAAGCATTTTTATTTTTTTCTCTGATAATTTTTTCATTTTTCTTCAATAATAAAACCTTTTTTTCTCTGGAATTCTTTTCCTATTTTCTGATAATTATTTCAACTTACATTCTATTAATAAACTCGGAGAAAAAAACCCTTCTGATAGTATTTGAATTTACAGCGATTTCAATCATCATATATGGCTTTTTGCAGAAATTTTTTCTATTCGACATAGCGATCAAAGAAATTATCTCAAATCAAAACCTAAATGAATTCTTCAAAAATGCTGCTTTAATCAGACTTCAAAGTGGAAGAGTTTTTTCAACTTTTTCACTTCCCACAGCTCTCGCAGCATTTCTTACCGTCACTATTCTAATATCCCTCGGAAGGCTTTTTTCTCAAAGCACAAGAAAACTCTCAAAATTTTTTCCTATTATAATTATTCTTCTCTCTTTCCCACTTATCATGTTCACCCAATCTTTTGGCGCTGCTTTTGAACTTGGAACCGGACTCTTTGCTTTTTACATACTCTCTGAAAAAAGAAAGAATAAAAATCTGATTCTATTTCTTTTTATAGTGATTGTCATTTCTTTTATCATCTTAATTGAAAGATTTTCAAGTTTCCATGAGGAATCACCATTATTTTTGAGGCTTTCAAACTGGAGGGTTGCAGCACAGATTTTTCTTTCAAGCCCATTTTTTGGAATCGGGCTGGGAAACTATGGAATAGGTTCTTCTCTATTCACACTTGGAGGAGAAAGCTTTTCAAAATATGCCCATAACGTATTTTTACATATATTTGCAGAAACAGGAGCTTTAGGGGGCATCCTTTTCATAGGGATTATATTTTCATGGTTATTCTCGAAAATAAAAAATTCTAATAATTCCTCAAAAGATGAACTATTTTACCTTTCAACGTTTTTTGCTTTTTTAGCTTACAATTTAATCGACATCGGAATTTTTTTCCCAGGCATGGGATTTTTAGGAGCTTTTCTTCTCTCGATTCTCAACAAAAATCAAAACTACGTTCAACTAAATAAATTATCCAGAAAAATTTTTATTCTTTTGGTCATATTGATATCGGTTTTTTCCATATGGATTAATGTATCAAATTATCTTAACTCCCTTGCAGAAGAGAGGCTTATGAACAGAAATAATGATTCTGCCCTTAGTATACTTAATGCATCGAACTCAATAAATCCTTACAACCCAAAAACTTTTAATAAAATTGCAGAGATTATGTTTCAGAAAGGAGATTTAGAAAATTCATATAAATATTTAAAAAGAGCGATTGACCTTGACCCTAACTCGTTTTCCCTCTACCGAAATTTCTTCAATCTTTCTCTTCAAAGAAAAGAATTGATTGAAGCTTATCTCTATATATATAAAGCTGAAAGACTCTTTCCATCAAGAGAAGAATTCAAAAAAGAAAGATTAAACTTACAAAAATTTCTTATTGAGGAAATTAAAAAGAAATGA
- a CDS encoding prepilin-type N-terminal cleavage/methylation domain-containing protein codes for MKEEKGFTLIELLIVIAIIGIIVTIATPQFMNALQKGKQKTTMANIRSIGTAIESYITDYYFAPRQATLGNISNIAADLALYTRIPATDGWGNPILYEASDAANPESYTILSYGRNGAEDAGIADGYPATQFEGDIIFQNGDFVKKPKS; via the coding sequence ATGAAGGAAGAAAAAGGTTTTACATTGATTGAACTTCTAATCGTTATTGCTATAATTGGGATAATCGTCACAATTGCCACTCCTCAATTTATGAATGCCTTACAAAAAGGCAAACAAAAAACGACGATGGCAAACATAAGAAGCATCGGAACTGCTATTGAGTCCTATATAACAGACTATTACTTTGCTCCACGACAGGCAACTTTAGGTAATATTTCAAATATTGCAGCGGATTTAGCACTATACACCAGAATACCAGCCACAGATGGATGGGGAAACCCAATTCTTTATGAAGCAAGCGATGCTGCTAATCCTGAATCATATACAATTCTTTCATATGGAAGAAATGGTGCAGAAGATGCTGGGATAGCAGATGGTTATCCCGCCACCCAATTCGAAGGAGATATAATTTTTCAAAATGGAGATTTTGTAAAAAAGCCAAAATCTTAA
- a CDS encoding type II secretion system F family protein codes for MPTYTWQGRNRFGQFVKGERVASSIEEVSKLLHRDQIVPINIERKKVLPIPPILPKKVSLRELAVLSRQFAVMFSAGLPIVQSLEILGTQQTNKHFREAILEVKKSVEEGSTLNNALKKFPKIFNELYCNMIASGEASGNLDLILQRISAYMEKSVKLRGQIRSAMAYPIGVISVAIIILSLILWKIIPAFKNLFQDLGASLPFFTQVVISLSNFFANNILLFILIITAGIFGFRQYYKTYRGRRTVDAFILKIYVFGELIKKISLARFARTLSTLISSGVPMLEAMSITSKTAGNSIIEDSVNKSRESVAEGNSLGDSLKVTKTFPPMVVQMINAGEQTGALDEMLDKVAEFYEDEVEKTVQTLVSLLEPAMIVFLGILIGGIVISMYLPLIKLLGEF; via the coding sequence ATGCCTACTTATACCTGGCAGGGAAGAAATAGATTCGGACAATTTGTAAAAGGAGAAAGAGTTGCTTCTTCAATAGAAGAAGTTTCAAAACTTCTTCACAGAGATCAAATAGTTCCAATAAACATTGAAAGAAAGAAAGTGCTTCCTATCCCACCCATCCTGCCAAAAAAGGTTTCTTTAAGAGAATTAGCAGTGCTTTCAAGACAATTTGCAGTAATGTTCTCAGCAGGACTTCCTATAGTTCAATCCCTCGAAATCCTGGGAACCCAGCAGACCAACAAGCATTTCAGAGAGGCAATTCTTGAAGTCAAAAAAAGTGTTGAAGAAGGTTCAACTCTTAATAATGCTTTAAAAAAATTTCCAAAAATATTCAATGAACTGTACTGCAACATGATCGCATCAGGAGAGGCATCAGGAAATCTGGATTTGATTCTTCAGAGAATCTCTGCATATATGGAGAAATCTGTAAAGTTAAGGGGACAGATTAGATCAGCAATGGCTTACCCGATAGGAGTAATTTCAGTTGCGATTATCATCCTCTCCCTAATTTTATGGAAAATAATACCTGCTTTTAAAAATTTATTTCAAGATTTAGGGGCTTCTTTGCCTTTTTTCACTCAGGTTGTAATCTCATTAAGCAATTTTTTCGCCAATAATATTTTATTGTTTATATTGATAATCACTGCTGGAATTTTCGGATTCAGACAATACTATAAAACATATCGAGGAAGAAGAACTGTGGATGCATTTATCCTTAAAATTTATGTTTTTGGCGAGCTTATTAAAAAAATATCTTTAGCAAGATTCGCAAGAACTCTTTCAACTCTTATATCAAGTGGTGTTCCAATGCTCGAAGCTATGAGTATCACATCAAAAACAGCTGGAAATTCAATAATAGAAGACTCGGTAAACAAGTCAAGAGAGTCTGTGGCAGAAGGGAACTCCCTTGGTGATTCATTAAAGGTTACCAAAACATTTCCGCCAATGGTAGTGCAAATGATAAATGCAGGAGAACAAACAGGCGCTCTTGATGAAATGCTCGATAAAGTAGCTGAATTCTATGAGGATGAAGTTGAAAAAACTGTTCAAACTCTTGTATCTCTTTTAGAGCCTGCGATGATTGTATTTCTTGGGATTTTGATAGGAGGCATTGTAATTTCGATGTACCTTCCCCTCATAAAGCTCCTCGGTGAATTTTAA
- a CDS encoding type IV pilus twitching motility protein PilT, with translation MAAPMHELLKIMVDMGASDLHITPNIPPQIRLHGDLRSLDHPPLTAVETKQLIYAILNDAQKHKFEENLELDFSFGIKGLARFRANIFYQRGAVSGAFRRIPYEIWSFEQLGIPAHVAKLCDKPRGLILVTGPTGSGKSTTLAAMIDKINSERPVHILTIEDPIEYLHTHKRAIVNQRELNTDTLSFPNALRSALREDPDVVLIGEMRDLETVESALRIAETGHLTFATLHTNSAAQTINRIVDIFPPHQQAQVRTQLALTLEGILSQALLPRVDGKGRVLAMEILIPNSAIRNLIREDKIHQIYGIMQTGQEKSGMQTLNQSLANLYFRGLISLETAISVSNFPDELSDIINRGTTVQKAPSIPHSYNPKKY, from the coding sequence ATGGCAGCACCTATGCATGAATTATTAAAGATAATGGTTGATATGGGAGCCTCTGACCTTCATATAACTCCCAATATTCCTCCCCAGATAAGGCTTCATGGAGATCTAAGGTCTCTTGATCATCCTCCGTTAACTGCCGTTGAAACAAAACAATTGATTTACGCCATCCTGAACGATGCTCAGAAGCATAAATTTGAAGAAAATTTGGAACTAGATTTTTCATTCGGGATAAAGGGCCTTGCGAGATTCAGAGCAAACATTTTCTATCAGAGAGGAGCTGTTTCAGGCGCATTTAGAAGAATACCCTATGAAATATGGAGTTTTGAACAACTGGGAATACCAGCTCATGTGGCGAAGCTTTGCGATAAACCAAGAGGATTGATTCTTGTAACAGGGCCAACTGGTTCAGGAAAATCCACAACTCTTGCTGCAATGATCGATAAAATCAATTCTGAAAGGCCTGTTCATATTCTTACGATTGAGGATCCAATCGAATACCTCCATACCCATAAAAGGGCAATCGTAAATCAAAGAGAATTGAATACAGACACCCTTTCTTTCCCCAATGCCCTTCGATCAGCGTTGAGGGAAGACCCTGATGTAGTATTGATAGGTGAGATGAGAGACCTGGAAACAGTAGAATCTGCTTTGAGAATTGCAGAGACAGGTCATCTTACCTTTGCAACTCTCCATACAAATTCTGCAGCTCAAACTATAAACAGAATAGTGGATATCTTCCCTCCCCATCAACAAGCTCAGGTAAGAACCCAGTTAGCTTTAACTTTAGAAGGGATATTATCCCAAGCACTTCTTCCGAGGGTAGATGGAAAAGGTAGAGTCCTTGCAATGGAAATTCTCATTCCAAACTCTGCGATCAGAAATTTAATAAGAGAAGATAAAATTCATCAGATTTACGGAATTATGCAGACTGGCCAGGAGAAATCTGGAATGCAAACATTAAACCAATCCCTTGCAAATCTTTATTTCAGGGGTTTGATTTCCCTTGAAACAGCTATATCAGTATCCAATTTTCCTGATGAACTATCCGATATAATCAACAGGGGAACCACGGTTCAGAAAGCTCCTTCAATTCCTCATTCATACAACCCGAAAAAATACTGA